The Actinobacillus equuli genome includes a window with the following:
- the apbC gene encoding iron-sulfur cluster carrier protein ApbC has product MNQLNEQQLSEIKFVLQNFTHPTLQKDLIALNAFKKAELGASILRLEFTMPFAWNSGFEALKAETEAKLKQVTGANEVKWILNYQIATLKRANSHPAVNGVKNIIAVTSGKGGVGKSTTSVNLALALKAQGAKVGILDADIYGPSIPHMLGAQDQRPTSPDNKHITPIEVYGIQSNSIGYLMAEDNATIWRGPMASSALSQLLNETWWTELDYLVIDMPPGTGDIQLTLSQQIPVTGAVVVTTPQDIALLDAIKGISMFQKVSVPVLGVIENMSVHICQNCGHHEDIFGTGGAEKVAKKYGTKVLGQMPLHIRLRQDLDAGTPTVVAAPEHETSQAYIELAAKVASELYWQGSVIPSEIMIREVK; this is encoded by the coding sequence ATGAATCAACTTAACGAACAGCAATTAAGTGAAATTAAATTTGTTTTACAAAATTTCACTCACCCTACATTGCAAAAAGACTTAATCGCACTGAATGCGTTTAAAAAAGCGGAATTAGGCGCAAGCATTTTGCGTTTGGAATTTACCATGCCGTTTGCTTGGAATAGCGGTTTTGAAGCATTGAAAGCGGAAACAGAAGCAAAACTCAAACAAGTTACCGGCGCAAATGAAGTAAAATGGATCTTAAATTATCAAATCGCCACCTTAAAACGCGCCAATAGCCATCCGGCAGTAAACGGCGTAAAAAATATTATTGCGGTAACATCAGGTAAAGGTGGGGTAGGTAAATCGACTACCTCGGTAAATCTTGCATTGGCATTAAAAGCGCAAGGTGCAAAAGTGGGTATTTTAGATGCGGATATTTACGGCCCGTCAATTCCACATATGTTAGGCGCTCAGGATCAGCGTCCTACTTCTCCGGACAACAAACACATTACCCCGATTGAAGTTTACGGTATTCAATCAAACTCAATTGGTTATTTAATGGCGGAAGATAATGCCACCATTTGGCGTGGACCAATGGCAAGTTCGGCATTAAGCCAATTATTAAATGAGACGTGGTGGACGGAACTAGATTACCTTGTGATTGATATGCCGCCGGGTACCGGTGATATTCAACTGACCCTTTCTCAACAAATTCCGGTAACCGGTGCGGTGGTGGTTACAACGCCACAGGATATTGCGTTGTTAGATGCAATTAAAGGCATTTCAATGTTCCAAAAAGTGTCGGTACCGGTATTAGGTGTCATTGAAAATATGAGCGTGCATATCTGCCAAAATTGCGGTCACCACGAAGATATTTTCGGCACTGGCGGTGCAGAGAAAGTAGCGAAAAAATATGGTACCAAAGTATTAGGACAAATGCCGTTACATATTCGTTTACGTCAAGATTTGGATGCCGGTACACCGACCGTCGTTGCGGCACCGGAACACGAAACTAGCCAAGCGTATATCGAATTAGCGGCAAAAGTTGCTTCGGAATTATACTGGCAAGGTTCGGTTATCCCGTCTGAAATTATGATTCGTGAAGTGAAATAA
- a CDS encoding peptide ABC transporter substrate-binding protein — protein MLFLKQAVKFWRFFAICTVGVSLLSACDQKSQQPKVVKTTSTESSINKNILKRAVYAERLRVDPHFIQTSDEAAFIRDIFAGLVEFNEKGQIVPALAKDWFSENNKDWLFILDDSAKWSNGESVTADDFVASWQRLAAPKNVSPLAPYLVYMGIENAKEIVEGKKPVSELGVKALNSHSLQIKLSKPNAQLVKMLGHSALLPTFKGEAPKLNTLVTSSAYHIFESSDRFAKLQAVKNGLDFATVEHYAIGDLQAIKQFDVIENPLPSQQHNIWEFPRLCTYYYEFNFADPQLKKKEVRQALKAIVLSARIPHLYGVANFSVLPRNMQASVTRQWAPVVVEPLLAQAGINVQNPLKLTLLYDDHGRHSVIANQMIRTLGESDLLQIQPQGVSWEQFLALREQKAFQLSRAGWCAEYADPLPFLLPFHSQSSDNKSNYANEMVDKQLEQLQHEKLSEEQRQQLIHSIVQQLEQDVAILPMFQYHRKVALDSTILGIDLHNDSEVIYSKHLYRMKPKD, from the coding sequence ATGCTTTTTCTTAAACAAGCGGTCAAATTTTGGCGATTTTTTGCAATTTGCACAGTAGGTGTCAGCCTACTGTCTGCTTGCGATCAAAAAAGTCAGCAACCAAAGGTTGTGAAGACGACATCAACAGAATCCTCCATTAATAAAAACATATTAAAACGAGCGGTGTATGCGGAACGCTTACGTGTTGATCCTCACTTTATTCAAACTTCTGATGAAGCGGCGTTTATTCGAGATATTTTTGCCGGTTTGGTTGAGTTTAATGAGAAAGGTCAAATCGTGCCGGCACTCGCTAAAGATTGGTTTAGTGAAAATAATAAAGATTGGCTATTTATTCTCGATGACAGTGCTAAATGGTCAAATGGCGAAAGCGTAACGGCAGATGATTTTGTAGCTAGCTGGCAGCGTTTAGCTGCTCCTAAAAATGTTTCTCCTCTTGCACCTTACTTAGTCTATATGGGGATAGAAAATGCCAAAGAAATTGTTGAAGGGAAAAAGCCGGTTAGTGAATTAGGTGTAAAAGCGTTAAATTCGCATAGCTTACAGATTAAGCTCAGTAAACCAAATGCACAATTGGTGAAAATGTTAGGGCATTCCGCTTTACTACCAACCTTTAAAGGTGAGGCGCCGAAGCTTAATACTTTAGTAACGAGCAGTGCTTATCATATTTTTGAAAGTAGTGATAGATTTGCGAAATTACAAGCGGTTAAAAACGGCTTAGATTTTGCAACAGTAGAGCATTATGCTATCGGTGATTTACAAGCGATTAAGCAATTTGACGTAATTGAGAACCCATTACCAAGCCAGCAGCATAATATTTGGGAATTCCCTCGCTTATGTACTTATTACTATGAGTTTAATTTCGCCGATCCGCAATTGAAGAAAAAAGAAGTACGCCAAGCGTTGAAAGCAATTGTGCTTTCTGCACGAATTCCACATTTATACGGCGTGGCTAATTTTTCTGTATTACCAAGGAATATGCAGGCTTCTGTGACTCGTCAATGGGCGCCAGTAGTGGTTGAGCCATTATTAGCTCAGGCCGGAATTAACGTACAGAATCCGCTGAAATTAACCTTGCTGTATGATGATCACGGCAGACATAGTGTGATTGCCAATCAAATGATACGTACTTTAGGAGAGTCTGATCTATTACAGATTCAGCCGCAAGGGGTAAGCTGGGAGCAATTTTTGGCATTAAGAGAACAAAAAGCGTTCCAATTAAGCCGAGCGGGTTGGTGTGCCGAGTATGCGGATCCACTGCCGTTTTTATTACCTTTCCATTCACAAAGCTCGGATAATAAGAGTAATTATGCAAATGAAATGGTTGATAAACAATTAGAACAGCTGCAACATGAAAAATTATCGGAAGAGCAGCGCCAACAACTTATTCATAGCATTGTGCAACAATTAGAGCAGGATGTGGCGATTTTGCCTATGTTCCAATATCATCGCAAAGTTGCGTTAGACTCCACCATTTTAGGTATTGATCTACATAACGATAGCGAAGTAATTTATAGTAAACATTTATATCGAATGAAGCCCAAGGATTAA
- a CDS encoding YchE family NAAT transporter, protein MEIVINLAIYLQFFIGLFAIVNPFGSLPIFFSMTSHQYEAERNHTSLVTAVSIGVILLVSLFFGKLILDAFSISLDSFRVAGGFLIVSIAMTMISGKLGEHKQNKEEKNADVSEYENIAVVPLAMPIMAGPGAIGSTIVWGTRYNHWVDYVGFSLAIGVFAAVCYVLFRFSAPLVKKLGKTGSNVVTRIMGLILMALGIEIIVAGLSNLFPGLTSIH, encoded by the coding sequence GTGGAAATAGTCATTAATCTTGCCATTTATCTTCAATTTTTTATCGGTTTATTTGCGATTGTGAACCCGTTTGGTTCATTACCGATTTTCTTTAGTATGACAAGCCATCAATACGAGGCGGAGCGTAATCATACAAGCCTAGTGACGGCAGTTTCTATCGGAGTCATTTTATTAGTCAGTTTATTTTTCGGAAAACTGATTTTAGATGCATTCAGTATCTCACTTGATTCTTTCCGTGTAGCGGGCGGTTTTCTGATTGTCAGCATTGCAATGACGATGATTAGCGGTAAATTAGGTGAGCATAAACAAAATAAAGAAGAGAAAAATGCCGATGTAAGCGAATACGAAAATATCGCCGTTGTACCGTTGGCTATGCCGATTATGGCGGGGCCGGGTGCTATCGGTTCTACGATTGTTTGGGGAACGCGTTATAATCATTGGGTTGATTATGTCGGTTTTAGTCTCGCAATCGGTGTATTTGCCGCAGTATGTTATGTTTTATTCCGTTTTTCGGCGCCTTTAGTGAAAAAACTGGGCAAAACAGGTTCTAATGTTGTGACCCGTATTATGGGGTTGATTTTGATGGCATTAGGTATTGAAATTATTGTGGCGGGTTTAAGTAATCTATTTCCGGGTTTAACATCTATTCATTAA